A genomic window from Daphnia carinata strain CSIRO-1 chromosome 9, CSIRO_AGI_Dcar_HiC_V3, whole genome shotgun sequence includes:
- the LOC130688193 gene encoding polypeptide N-acetylgalactosaminyltransferase 2-like isoform X2, with protein MKRKYKLLAYSLLWVFGVGLFVCMLGNKDVGNKALRLKLKKDELAAIDLTVFNSSLAYFNEKAYISKGRLKPGEDAYHNNKFNQEASDVLESNRVIPDYRHRKCLDLEFPKDLPSTSVIITFHNEARSTLLRTIVSVLNRSPAHLIKEIILVDDFSNDASDGKELVQIEKVILVRNSKREGLVRSRVKGAEVATGEFLTFLDSHCECNDGWLEPLLARVAEDRTRIVCPVIDVIAMDSFQYIAASTELRGGFDWNLVFKWELLPAEEKARRKNDPTIPIRTPMIAGGLFVIDRKYFHKLGAYDLQMDIWGGENLEISFRTWQCGGRLEIVPCSRVGHVFRKQHPYSFPGGSGTIFARNTRRAAEVWMDEYKKYYFAAVPMARTVSFGNITDRLALRESLGCKPFKWYVENVYPELLKHLPTVRDPSGTNSGAIKYKSLCFDTYGRGAGSHIGLYACHMTGGNQAWLYLAGRLRHGSWCLAPPNPAYIGAQVITLPCSSSNDQLWDKLERGQLRGVTVIHRLSNLCLDARNAQEITVQECNPQLDTQEFIFTR; from the exons ATGAAACGTAAATACAAACTGCTAGCCTATTCCCTGTTATGGGTTTTCGGCGTAGGCTTGTTTGTTTGCATGTTGGGAAATAAG GATGTTGGAAATAAGGCTCTGCGGCTAAAGCTGAAAAAGGATGAACTTGCTGCCATAGACCTAACTGTTTTCAACTCATCTTTGGCATATTTCAACGAAAAAGCATACATCTCTAAAGGACGACTGAAACCTGGAGAAGATGCttatcataataataaattcaacCAAGAAGCTAGTGATGTGTTAGAGTCTAATCGTGTTATCCCAGATTACCGGCATAGAAA aTGCCTTGATTTAGAATTTCCCAAGGATTTACCTTCAACTAGTGTAATTATTACCTTCCATAATGAAGCCAGATCAACATTATTGCGCACAATTGTTAGTGTGCTCAACCGAAGTCCTGCTCATCTAATCAAGGAAATCATCCTTGTTGATGATTTCAGCAATGATG CTAGTGATGGAAAAGAACTGGTCCAAATAGAGAAGGTTATATTGGTGCGAAATTCGAAACGCGAAGGCCTAGTCAGATCTCGCGTCAAAGGCGCCGAAGTTGcaacag GGGAGTTTCTAACATTTTTGGATTCTCATTGTGAGTGCAACGATGGCTGGTTAGAACCGCTGCTCGCTCGTGTAGCCGAA GATCGAACGAGAATTGTTTGCCCTGTCATTGATGTAATAGCAATGGATAGTTTTCAGTATATTGCAGCTTCAACTGAACTCCGAGGAGGGTTCGATTggaatttagtttttaaatgGGAGCTATTGCCGGCTGAAGAAAAAGCTCGCAGGAAGAACGACCCGACTATACCGATTAG AACACCTATGATTGCTGGTGGATTATTCGTCATTGACCGCAAATATTTTCACAAGCTAGGTGCCTACGATCTTCAAATGGATATCTGGGGAGGCGAAAATCTGG AGATTTCATTCCGCACATGGCAATGTGGTGGCCGCTTGGAAATCGTTCCTTGCAGCAGAGTAGGTCATGTTTTTCGTAAACAACACCCGTACTCTTTTCCAG GTGGTTCCGGAACGATCTTTGCCCGGAACACTCGCAG ggCGGCGGAGGTTTGGATGGACGAGTACAAAAAGTACTACTTTGCTGCCGTGCCAATGGCTAGAACCGTGTCGTTCGGAAA CATCACCGACCGCCTCGCACTTCGCGAGAGTTTGGGTTGCAAACCTTTCAAGTGGTACGTTGAAAACGTATATCCCGAGCTATTGAAGCATTTGCCCACAGTGCGTGACCCAAGTGGTACTAACTCAGGTGCCATAAAATATAAATCGCTGTGTTTCGACACCTACGGCCGCGGTGCCGGCAGCCATATTGGCCTATATGCATGCCATATGACGGGTGGCAATCAG GCATGGCTGTACCTTGCTGGTCGATTACGTCATGGCTCTTGGTGTCTGGCGCCGCCTAACCCAGCATACATTGGAGCCCAAGTAATCACATTGCCCTGCAGCTCCAGCAACGATCAGCTGTGGGACAAACTGGAAAGGGGCCAATTGCGTGGTGTTACCGTCATTCACAGACTCTCCAATCTATGTCTTGACGCACGAAATGCTCAAGAAATTACCGTACAGGAATGCAATCCACAGCTAGATACCCAAGAGTTCATATTTACTCGCTGA
- the LOC130688193 gene encoding polypeptide N-acetylgalactosaminyltransferase 2-like isoform X1 yields MKRKYKLLAYSLLWVFGVGLFVCMLGNKKDVGNKALRLKLKKDELAAIDLTVFNSSLAYFNEKAYISKGRLKPGEDAYHNNKFNQEASDVLESNRVIPDYRHRKCLDLEFPKDLPSTSVIITFHNEARSTLLRTIVSVLNRSPAHLIKEIILVDDFSNDASDGKELVQIEKVILVRNSKREGLVRSRVKGAEVATGEFLTFLDSHCECNDGWLEPLLARVAEDRTRIVCPVIDVIAMDSFQYIAASTELRGGFDWNLVFKWELLPAEEKARRKNDPTIPIRTPMIAGGLFVIDRKYFHKLGAYDLQMDIWGGENLEISFRTWQCGGRLEIVPCSRVGHVFRKQHPYSFPGGSGTIFARNTRRAAEVWMDEYKKYYFAAVPMARTVSFGNITDRLALRESLGCKPFKWYVENVYPELLKHLPTVRDPSGTNSGAIKYKSLCFDTYGRGAGSHIGLYACHMTGGNQAWLYLAGRLRHGSWCLAPPNPAYIGAQVITLPCSSSNDQLWDKLERGQLRGVTVIHRLSNLCLDARNAQEITVQECNPQLDTQEFIFTR; encoded by the exons ATGAAACGTAAATACAAACTGCTAGCCTATTCCCTGTTATGGGTTTTCGGCGTAGGCTTGTTTGTTTGCATGTTGGGAAATAAG aAGGATGTTGGAAATAAGGCTCTGCGGCTAAAGCTGAAAAAGGATGAACTTGCTGCCATAGACCTAACTGTTTTCAACTCATCTTTGGCATATTTCAACGAAAAAGCATACATCTCTAAAGGACGACTGAAACCTGGAGAAGATGCttatcataataataaattcaacCAAGAAGCTAGTGATGTGTTAGAGTCTAATCGTGTTATCCCAGATTACCGGCATAGAAA aTGCCTTGATTTAGAATTTCCCAAGGATTTACCTTCAACTAGTGTAATTATTACCTTCCATAATGAAGCCAGATCAACATTATTGCGCACAATTGTTAGTGTGCTCAACCGAAGTCCTGCTCATCTAATCAAGGAAATCATCCTTGTTGATGATTTCAGCAATGATG CTAGTGATGGAAAAGAACTGGTCCAAATAGAGAAGGTTATATTGGTGCGAAATTCGAAACGCGAAGGCCTAGTCAGATCTCGCGTCAAAGGCGCCGAAGTTGcaacag GGGAGTTTCTAACATTTTTGGATTCTCATTGTGAGTGCAACGATGGCTGGTTAGAACCGCTGCTCGCTCGTGTAGCCGAA GATCGAACGAGAATTGTTTGCCCTGTCATTGATGTAATAGCAATGGATAGTTTTCAGTATATTGCAGCTTCAACTGAACTCCGAGGAGGGTTCGATTggaatttagtttttaaatgGGAGCTATTGCCGGCTGAAGAAAAAGCTCGCAGGAAGAACGACCCGACTATACCGATTAG AACACCTATGATTGCTGGTGGATTATTCGTCATTGACCGCAAATATTTTCACAAGCTAGGTGCCTACGATCTTCAAATGGATATCTGGGGAGGCGAAAATCTGG AGATTTCATTCCGCACATGGCAATGTGGTGGCCGCTTGGAAATCGTTCCTTGCAGCAGAGTAGGTCATGTTTTTCGTAAACAACACCCGTACTCTTTTCCAG GTGGTTCCGGAACGATCTTTGCCCGGAACACTCGCAG ggCGGCGGAGGTTTGGATGGACGAGTACAAAAAGTACTACTTTGCTGCCGTGCCAATGGCTAGAACCGTGTCGTTCGGAAA CATCACCGACCGCCTCGCACTTCGCGAGAGTTTGGGTTGCAAACCTTTCAAGTGGTACGTTGAAAACGTATATCCCGAGCTATTGAAGCATTTGCCCACAGTGCGTGACCCAAGTGGTACTAACTCAGGTGCCATAAAATATAAATCGCTGTGTTTCGACACCTACGGCCGCGGTGCCGGCAGCCATATTGGCCTATATGCATGCCATATGACGGGTGGCAATCAG GCATGGCTGTACCTTGCTGGTCGATTACGTCATGGCTCTTGGTGTCTGGCGCCGCCTAACCCAGCATACATTGGAGCCCAAGTAATCACATTGCCCTGCAGCTCCAGCAACGATCAGCTGTGGGACAAACTGGAAAGGGGCCAATTGCGTGGTGTTACCGTCATTCACAGACTCTCCAATCTATGTCTTGACGCACGAAATGCTCAAGAAATTACCGTACAGGAATGCAATCCACAGCTAGATACCCAAGAGTTCATATTTACTCGCTGA